The Pontibacter sp. SGAir0037 DNA segment AGCAGGAGTACTGCATGGCATCTTAGGATATTACCTGCCTGCATCGCTGCAGTTCAGCCCATTTATCTTGTTGCTTCAGATTTTTTTTGCATCAGTTGTGGTATTGCTTACAGCAGAATATTTGCCTCGTAGCCTGTTTATAATAAACCCGAACCGCATGCTGCAGGTGATGGCTATTCCTTTCCTGCTTTTTTACTACCTGCTGTACCCGGTGGTGTACCTGATTGTAAAAATGAGCAAGTGGATGGCTGAGAAAATATTTAAAATAGAGTTTTCTGAAGAGCATCCTGTTTTTGGTTATACAGATTTAAATGCTTTTATAAAAAACAGGCTTTACCAGCCCGGCAGTAAGGCCCCCGAAGTAGATGCACGCATATTTCATAATGCCATGGAGTTTAAGAAAGTGCGTGTGCGGGAGTGTATGGTGCACAGAACAGAGATAGAGGCAGTGGAGGTAACAGATGCTATCGAAGCGCTGCAGCAGGCTTTTATAGAAACCGGTCATTCCAAAATTCTAATCTACAAAGACACCATTGATAACATAGTAGGATATTGCCATCAACTGGCAATGTTCGAAAGGCCAAATAGCATTGCAGAAATTCTGTCTCCGGTAAGTATGGTGCCGGAGAGCATGCTGGCAAGCGAATTATTTGTGCGTTTTGTTACCGAGCATCGCACTGTAGCGGTGGTGGTAGATGAGTTTGGGGGTACTTCGGGTATTGTAACAGTAGAAGACGTAATCGAAGAGATTTTTGGTGAGATTGAGGATGAATATGATTATGATAAGCTACTGGAACAGGTGTTCCCGCATACAGGCATGTACCTGTTAAGTGGCCGCCATGAGATAGATTATTTGAATGATAAATACGATCTGGAGCTTCCGGAAGGCGATTATGAAACTTTAGGAGGCTTTATTTTTTCTGCTTTGGGTGAAATTCCACTACCAGGGGACGTGGTGGAAGTGCCGCCTTTTACTATCACCATCCTGTCAATGGACGAGAACAGGATAAATGCAGTAAAGCTGGTAAAAAACTCAGATTCTCAAGCAGATGCTGAATTTTAAACAGAAGTTGACAAAATTTTGAATTTTAGCGCGATTCCCCTTATTTTGCACATCCTTATTTATTTGTATAACAAATGGCATTAATTAACAAGATTAGAGAGAAGTCGGGTTGGGCTGTTGGAGCCATCGCCATAGGGCTTGGTATATTTGTAGTAGGCGGCGATTTACTCGGTCCGAACTCAAGAATTCTGGGCAACAACGCTAACAATGTTGGAGAGATTGCCGGCGAAGAGATCAGTTATCAGCAGTTTGAGCAGGAGTTTAATCAGATCAGAGCAAACTACGAAAACCAGACTGGCCGTGCAGCTACTGAAAGCGAAATGGCAATGATCCGTGAGCAAGCCTGGAACCAGCTTATCTTTAAGATTGCTCTTCAGAAAGAGTATGATCGCCTTGGTATAGCAGTAACAGACGAAGAGCTGGCAGATATGGTACAGGGAAACAATATCCACCCTTCTGTGCGCCAGGCCTTCACTAATCCTCAGACGGGAGAGTT contains these protein-coding regions:
- a CDS encoding hemolysin family protein; this translates as MIESNQIILLVVALLFSAFFSGVEMAFMSANKLQIELDEKNGILSGRILNYLLQRPSRLMGTTLIGNVLALVLYGIIIAGVLHGILGYYLPASLQFSPFILLLQIFFASVVVLLTAEYLPRSLFIINPNRMLQVMAIPFLLFYYLLYPVVYLIVKMSKWMAEKIFKIEFSEEHPVFGYTDLNAFIKNRLYQPGSKAPEVDARIFHNAMEFKKVRVRECMVHRTEIEAVEVTDAIEALQQAFIETGHSKILIYKDTIDNIVGYCHQLAMFERPNSIAEILSPVSMVPESMLASELFVRFVTEHRTVAVVVDEFGGTSGIVTVEDVIEEIFGEIEDEYDYDKLLEQVFPHTGMYLLSGRHEIDYLNDKYDLELPEGDYETLGGFIFSALGEIPLPGDVVEVPPFTITILSMDENRINAVKLVKNSDSQADAEF